In a single window of the Hippoglossus hippoglossus isolate fHipHip1 chromosome 7, fHipHip1.pri, whole genome shotgun sequence genome:
- the LOC117764609 gene encoding oxysterol-binding protein-related protein 2-like — protein sequence MNNEDEFYDAVTGLDSDESYEGVSEASFKDAIVCDSSRKNNGSVPQENGIKKHRTSLPAPMFSRNTVSIWSILKKCIGLELSKITMPIVFNEPLSFLQRITEYMEHTYLINRACSLSDSIERMQAVAAFAVSAVASQWDRTGKPFNPLLGETYELTREDQGFRLVSEQVSHHPPVSAFHAESLAGDFVFHGSIYPKLKFWGKSVEAEPKGTITLELLKHNEAYTWSNPYCCVHNIILGKLWIEQYGTVEIVNHSTGDKCVLNFKSCGMFGKELHKVEGYIQDKSKKKLCVIYGKWTECMWSVDPQVYETHKKSEKKGDNKKYKNEEQEGAENDDADDMPEVQETVCVVPGSTLLWRIDSRPAHSASMYNFTNFAMSLNELDPGMEALLSPTDCRFRPDIRAMENGNMDEASKEKERLEEKQRTARKERAKTEDEWSTQWFQSGTNPYTACQDWIYTGGYFSRNYQDLPSIY from the exons ATGAACAACGAGGATGAGTTCTACGACGCCGTCACAG GCCTGGATTCGGACGAGTCGTATGAAGGGGTGTCAGAGGCCAGTTTCAAAGATGCGattgtgtgtgacagcagtCGGAAGAACAATGGATCAGTGCCACAGGAGAATGGCATCAAGAAACACAG aaCGTCGTTACCTGCACCCATGTTTTCCAGAAACACTGTTAGCATCTGGAGTATCCTGAAAAAATGCATCGGACTG GAACTGTCCAAGATCACGATGCCCATTGTGTTCAACGAGCCTCTGAGCTTCCTACAGAGAATCACAGAATACATGGAACACACTTACCTCATCAACAGAGCCTGCTCGCTGTCTGACTCCATAGAGCGCATGCAg GCAGTAGCTGCTTTTGCTGTGTCAGCAGTTGCGTCACAGTGGGACAGAACTGGAAAACCCTTTAACCCTCTGCTGGGAGAGACATATGAACTCACCAG AGAAGATCAGGGTTTCCGGCTGGTATCGGAGCAGGTATCCCATCATCCTCCAGTCAGTGCCTTCCATGCAGAGAGTCTGGCTGGGGACTTTGTCTTCCATGGCTCCATCTACCCTAAACTGAAATTCTGGGGCAAGAGTGTTGAGGCCGAGCCTAAAGGGACTATCACACTAGAGCTACTCAA gcACAACGAGGCGTACACATGGAGTAACCCTTACTGCTGTGTACACAACATCATCCTAGGCAAACTTTGGATTGAACAGTATGGCACAGTGGAAATAGTCAACCACAG CACTGGAGACAAGTGTGTGTTGAATTTCAAGTCGTGTGGGATGTTTGGCAAAGAGCTGCACAAAGTGGAGGGATACATCCAGGACAAGAG tAAAAAGAAGCTGTGTGTCATCTATGGGAAGTGGACCGAGTGCATGTGGAGTGTCGACCCTCAGGTCTACGAGACCCACAAGAAGtcagagaagaaaggagacaaCAAGAAGTACAAAAAT gaggagcaggagggagcgGAGAACGATGACGCAGATGACATGCCAGAAGTCCAGGAGACGGTGTGTGTCGTACCAGGAAGCACTCTGCTGTGGAGGATAGACTCAAGACCCGCACACTCTGCCTCG ATGTACAATTTCACAAACTTTGCGATGTCTCTAAATGAGCTGGATCCTGGCATGGAGGCCCTCTTGTCCCCCACTGACTGTCGCTTCCGGCCGGACATCAGAGCCATGGAGAACGGCAACATGG ATGAAGCGAGTaaggagaaggagagactggaggagaaacagagaacCGCCAGGAAGGAGAGAGCCAAGACTGAAGACGAGTGGTCTACACA GTGGTTCCAGTCGGGCACCAACCCATACACCGCCTGCCAGGACTGGATCTACACCGGTGGCTACTTCAGTAGGAACTACCAAGACCTGCCCAGCATTTACTGA